The Filimonas lacunae genomic sequence TACGAACTGCTCTATAAATAGTTCCGTTTTTAAGTACACGCATGAGAAAGTCCAGGTAAAGAATCCCGCCACAAGGCGGGATTTCTTTTTACAGCCAATAAGCTTGTACTTTTGCATATGCCTAATAAAATTGTCATTGCTATTACCGGGGCCAGCGGATCTATTTATCCCAAATTGCTGATAGAAAAATTATTAACGATACCACAGCAATGGGATGAGCTAAGTGTGGTGATGAGTAACAATGCCAAAGAAGTATGGCAAACCGAACTGGACAACACCAGCTACCTCAACTATCCCGTACAATTTTACGATAAGCATAACTTCCAGGCGCCATTTGCATCAGGTTCTGCCCGCTATAATATTATGATTGTAGCTCCCTGTAGCATGGGCACACTGGGCCGCATAGCTAATGGCATCAGTGATGATGTTATTACCCGCGCTGCTGATGTAGTATTGAAAGAAAGGAGAAAATTGATATTACTGGCCCGCGAAACGCCTTACAATCTTATTCATATCCGCAATATGGAAGCGGTTACCCTGGCTGGCGGCATTATATGTCCGGCCACCCCTTCCTTCTACAGCAAGCCCACCACCATTGAAGAAGTAGCTGCTACAGTAACCGATCGCGTGCTGGATCTGGCAGGGTTGGATATTACCAGCTACCGCTGGAATACACAGTCCTGAACTACTTAATCATTGTCACCATCTGGTTGTTCGCTAACCAGCTTCTGTATAATCCGTAATTGGTCTACTGTCATGGTACTGATCAGCTCAAACGAATCAGTGATCGTTTTCATATCACTTAATGTTTTGCGGGTGGCAGCGCCGTCATCTTCCGTACCGCCGCTTTCCAGCTCTTTGCGACGTATGTCCATCAACTGCTGAATTTTGTCACTGATAGGTAGCTTGGCAGCCACATTCAGCACTTCCACCGAACGGTGGTGTTGCAGTAGTTCAATAGACTGTCTGAATTGAAGGTCTACCTGCTGCACCAATGGCTGAAATTCCTGTGATTCATATTGTGCTGCATTCCGCTGTGCATAATAACTCAGGGCTGCTATATGAGAAGTCAACATATGGCTGGTAGCTACAAACTGATGATAATGTTTCAGCTTGGGGCGTTTGTCTTTAGGTTCACTCAGCATCCGTTGCAGGTTATCGCTCAGGTTGGCCAGGGCCACAAAAGCATTTTTACGCACCAGTTTAAATGTAGTTACATCCGGTTGTTTACCCGTAAAGCATTCCGCGGCAGCATCAAAATACGACCGGTTATTCTGCAAAGCTTCCAGCATTAAAGTGGTTACCTGTTCCTGTTCCCAGGTTGGCAGCACAAACTGCGCAACAATAAACGCCACCACCGAGCCTATAAAAGTATCCAGCACCCTGTCGTGCAGCACCGCTTCATATCCCGCAGGATTTAAAAAGGCAAAGCTGAGCAATACATAAATAGTAATACAGGCCGAAGCCACCAGGTATTGCAACTTTAAAAAGCTGTAAGATATAATCATGGCCAGCAACATAAACACCAGCCAGGCGGTTCTGTCATGCACATATATCAATATGGCCATGCCCACTACACCACCTATTAATGTGCCTGCCAAACGTTGCAGGTTTCGTTTCCTGCTTATACTGTAGGCCGGTTTTATAATGGTGACAATGGTTAACAATATCCAGTAGCCATGCCCCAATGTAAAAAACAGGGATATGATATAACCAATCATCAGCGCCACGGTAACCCGGGCCGCATGCCGGAAACTGGCACTTTTCAACGACAGGTTGGCCAGCAGAATTTTGGGGTCCAGCTCCGAGCGGGTCACAAACTGGTTCACATCTTCCTGCACCTTAAACTGGCGAGCTATTCGCTTATCAAAAGCAGTAGCTGCATGCAAACGTTTAATCCTTTCTGTAATATCCTGTATGCTGTATAATATCTGGCGCAGTTTAATAACGCCTTCAATGGTGTTCGGATTCAGGTATTTTTTACGCAGTTCAAAAAAATGATCCATGGTCACTTTCAGCAAAGCATCCAGGTCATTCTTGCTTTTGCTGGCTGTACCGCTTTGTACGGCCAAACCAATTTCATGCAGTTCATCCGCCAACGCCGCAATCATCCAGGCATAATCTTCCAGTATGTCCGAGTTATCAAACTCTTCATGCAGCGATGTGTAATCCTGTTGCGATGTCATTACCCTTTCCAGCAGGTCAATGCTATCCAGGAACATCATCATCAACGTTCTGCTTTTGGTGGTAGACTCGCTTACAAACTGGCGCGACTTAAACAGCATTTCCCGCAAATCGGTATGATGCTGCTGAATCAGTACCTGGTAACGCATCAGCTCTGTATTCAAATGCTCGTAATCCGGCTCCAGTTTATAAAAGCCCGATTTAATACGCAGGTAGGTTGACATGTCAATTAAACACTCCCCCATCAACTGTTGTATATGTAAAAACGGACGCAGATTATACAATACCATGCTTAAAAAAGCATACCAGGTACCGCCTGCCGCAAACAGCAAGGCATCCCACCAGATAGAGTGACTTTGTAAATGACTGTCTACATTAAATATAAACACCAGCAGGGCAATAAGCCCTATACTGCTAATGCGGGTGCCATATACGCCTATCAGGGTAAAAAACATCCCAAACACCACTATTTCCACTCCCAGCAACCAGGGCAATTCCCTGCTAAAGCCAGTAATGATAGCAACTACAAAATTGATAAGGATGCTGGCAATTAAACCATTCTTGCGGTGATGCGGCGGACCAGGGTTATCTGTTAAGCTTACGCAAAGCGCGCCCAGCGGCATGGCCATCCATGCAGCCAGCAAATCAAAGTGATATAATACTACAGCCGGTATAACAGCCCCTGCCGTAATACGTATGCCTGAATGCAAATATTGCCCCGTGATAAATTTCCTAAACTCCCTGGTATAGTCCATAGCCTTACGGTATGCGCAAACATAATCGTTTTCACGCACTATTCCATCTATCGCACTACCACATTTACCTGCTCTTCCGCTACCTGCTGAATTACGCTGTTTCTCTTTTGCAGTAAGGACTTCATATATGTTTTTAAAAACAATATATCCGCTAATTTCCCCATGCATCCTAGGGGGGAAGCGAACTCAAATTCGTCAATCATTAAGGTTCCTCCGTTCTCTTCCCGGAAAATATGATGGTGCTTCAATTTCTTAAAAGGCCCTTCCACCATTTCATCTCTGAAATAATGTGGTTGCTGCAGGGCCGTGATTTTACTGGTCATATGCATCACAATTCCAAAATGGCGGGCTTCCCAGGTAACCGTTTCTCCTTCGTTAATAAAACCGGAGGTTACACCCGCTATGGCCTTTTCACCGGCCTGCTCCATACTTTGGGTGTGCAGGTCAATGCTGCGGGATAAATTAAAACAAACATCTACCGGGGCGTTAATATAAGTTTCTAATTGAATGAGCGGCATAAGAGTTAGTGTTATATGCGTATGCTTAATATGTCGTGTATGGCATAAGATGCACGGGTGAACAAAAATACATAACCACTATCCAATAATTTTTGCGGAGCCACCCACCTGCTTTTTAAAAGCAGTTCCGTTTCCGTTCCAATCAGCATCGCTCCGGCATCCAGCAACCATTGCGGAGCCGGTAAACCAAAAGGAGCGCCATAGGCACGGCGAATATCTTTCATCAGGTCTTTGTTCCGCACAGGTTCCGGTCCCGTGCAGTTTATCACACCTTCTATCTCTGTATGCTGCAGTAACCATTCCACACTTCCTGCTACATCCTGCTCATGTATCCAGGCAATATATTGTTCACCAACGCCATGTTTGCCACCCAGCCCCAGCTTTACCATATTTAGCAATCTTGGAAAAACACCGTCTTTACGTCCCAACACAATACCCATACGTAAAGCAATTTTGCGGGTACGGGGCGCAGACATATCAAAGAAAGCAGATTCCCATGCTTTGCAGATATCGATCGAAAACCCATATCCAATCTGTCCCGTCGCCTCATCCTGTGGCTTATCCTCTGCATGCCGGTAAATGGTGGCCGAAGTAACGTTGATCCAAAGCTCAGGCGGCAGTTTACAGCCTGTCACAGCAACACCTAATGCGCGGGTAGGCAATAGCCGTGACTCAAGAAGTGCCCGCTGGTTTTGTGCAGTATACCGGCAGTTTACGTTTTTACCACATAGGTTTACCAACATATCTGCTCCCTCCAACGCCGTACACCACGCCCCCTGTGTAACACCATCCCACACTATGGTTTGAACATTGTCAACATCCGGGCTGGCTTTGCGCGCCAATATAATAATAGAAGCTGCTTTATCCTTAAAGTAACGCACAAGCACTCCCCCCAGGTAGCCATTGCCACCTGCCAGCACAATTTTCTGATACAACATATTAGTAGAGTTTAAGCAATACTGCCAGTAGTAATAAACGATACAGTACCCAGGTAACAGAAGGGATATAATTCAACCCGAGCAAAGAACAACGACGCAGGTGTTCCAGGAACATCAATCCGGCCACAGTCATAAAAAAACTTACATAAAAAACAACGCTGGCATGCAACAGGCTACCCACCATCATACCCAATAACAATAATAAAGCTCCTGCCAGTGAAACAGTCATCATATTACCCAGGTAGTCCCAGGTCTTTTGTGGTGCAATGCGGCTTAGTACAAACGCTTGAAAAATAATCTGCCCCCCGCACACAAGATATTCCCTGTAAAAACCGCCGGCAGACAGTACGGTAGTAATGCGCCATGCATAAGCCGAAAGAATAAAGGCCGTTACCAGCCAGGTAAACAACAGCCAGGCAATACGATACCGTTTTTTAAAAGAAGGCTGTAAGGCTAAGTGATGGGTAGCATCGGCAGAAGGGATAATTACCCGCCGGTTGTAGGATACAAAAGCGTATAAACGCCCCATCACGCTAATAAAAGAGCTGCTTTGAAACAAGCGCCTGAAAACAGGAAAGGAATGGGCAATAATGGTAAACAGGCTTTGGATGCCGTAGGTAACTTCACCGGTTTGCCTGTTTACCAGGGCAATTTCATTCACCGCCCTTTGCATATCAATATCAAAACAGCTATGTGATGCTGTATGTTGGTAAGCTTCCCGCCCATTGTTGTCCAGCATCCCCGCTTTAACAAAAGCCCGGGTATACAGGTGACACATAGGACAATCGGCGTCGTATAAAATCAGATGGTCTTTTAAGGTCTTCATATTGTAGTGCTTTAATGACACCACAAATATAAATACACTTTCTAAACTTTCAATATATTCTGAAAATAAAGAAACTTTACTTAGCGAATCTCTCGGGAGTAAAAGGAGCCATATCTAAAGATGTGGCTTTTTGTGCAGCCAGCTCACTCACCAGCTTACCCGTTGCGGGTCCCAGGCTTACCCCCAGCATAGAATGGCCGGTTGCCATAATACAATTGGGAACTTTTTTCAGATACCCAATATAGGGCAGCCCATCTGCCGAACAGGGCCTGTAGCCATACCATACTTTAGATGCTTCCGGCATAGGAATATCATATTCCGGCAAAAATTGTTTTACGGAGGAGAGTATACCCTGTACCCTTTTAAAATTAGGCGGCGCATCCAGCGCAGTAATTTCCATAGTACCTCCAAAGCGGATCTTATTACCATCCATAGGGGATATCGCCACCCGTCCTTCGGTTAATATAGCCGGATGTTGTAAGCGGTAGGGCGAGTTTTCAAATGTAACAGAATAGCCACGTCCTCCTACCATAGGCATAGTAGTATGTAACATATCGGCCACCCCCTTACTCCACGAGCCGGCGGCCACTACCACCAGGTCAGCTTCATAACGCCCGTTGGCAGTAATTACTTTGCTTATGTCCTTACCGTTCTTTTCAAAGCCGGTTACGGCTTCGTTCTTTATAAAAGTAACCTGCCGCTGTGCCAGCTGGCTTAACAGGTTCTTCATCAGGTTGCCGGGATATAAGTGTGCATCACATTTAAAATGTATCGCTCCTCTTATGTTCAGTTGTGTATGTGGCTCCAGTTGGGCCACTTCTTCTTTGCTGAGTAAAACAGCATCCAGGCCCAGCTTCTTTGCCTGTTCAACACTATGATGGGCATGATGCTCATTTGCTTCGGTCTGAAACATTTCCAGCATCCCTTTTGTTTCATACGCAAAATCAAAACCAGGCGTAGTAGCCCAGCTTTCATACAGCGCTTTACTTAACAGCGCTATATCACGCAAAGGCAAGGCACTTTTCTCTACGTTACGCGCATTGGCGCTTTTCATAAACTGAAACCCCCACTGCAGCAAAGCTGCATTCACCCTTGGCTTTACATAAAAAGGGCTTTGCGGGTTCAGCATCCATTTAAAACCCTGCATTACAATACCGGGTGCGGCCATCGGTACAAAGTGGCTGGGGCAAACATAACCGGCGTTACCATAACTACAGTTATCGGTAAAATCACCTTTATCAATGACAGTAACATCCCAACCACCCTCTCTTAAAAACCAGGCCGAGCTTAATCCTATAATACCACCACCTATAACAATAGCTTTCATCTGTAATGTTGTTTAACGGGTTTACGCAAAAGTTATATTACCTGGAATCCATAAGCATATGGATCATCTTCGGGGTCAATAGTAATGGTATTGTAGCCATAAACTTTTGCCCACCCTTCAATACCAGGTCTGATAGCCGGTTTGCCCGCTACAGTGGTTTCTTCTTCAATAGTTCCCCGGAAGGTAGAACCAATGATACTCTCATGAATAAATACATCCTCTTTTTTCAGCATGCCTTTAGCATACCATTGCGCCATCCGTGCCGATGTACCGGTACCACAGGGACTGCGATCTATTGCCTTATCACCATAAAACACCGCATTGCGTGCGGTAGAGGTAGGGTCTAAAACAGCTCCCGTCCACAATACATGCGAGCATCCATTAATAGTAGGGTTATCCGGATGTACAAACTGATACTTCTCATTAATTCGGCTGCGCATTTCCCTGGCCCAGGCAATCAGTTTGTCGGCACTGTAATGTTCCAGTCCTTTAAAATTCTTTTGTACATCCACAATGGCATAAAAATTACCACCGTAAGAAACATCAAATACCAGCTCGCCCAATTCAGGACACTCTACCGTTAACTCTGTCGAATCCAGGTAGGCAGGCACGTTGGTAAGCTTTACGCTTTTTACTTTCTTTCCTTCCTGCCGGTAGTTGATCATCACCAGGCCCGCAGGCGCTTCCATGCGAACAATGCCCGGCACCCTGGGCGTTATCAGGCCTTCCTCAATAGCAATAGTAATAGTGCCGATGGTACCATGGCCACACATGGGCAGGCAACCACTGGTTTCAATAAACAATACTCCTACATCGTTGGCTTTATCATGCGGGGCATACAGTATACTGCCACTCATCATATCGTGCCCGCGGGGTTCAAACATAAGCCCCTTTCTTATCCAGTCATATTCTTTTAAAAAATGCTGGCGCTTTTCACTCATGTTATTCCCTTCCAGCACCGGTCCTCCACCGGCTACCAAACGCACGGGATTACCGCAGGTATGCGCATCAATACAGAAGAATGTTTTTTTCATCACAAAGCAGAATTAGTCAGTTGATTGTTTACTATGCGCCAGATATGAAGCGGATTGCTATTCTTTAATTCATCAGGTAACAATGCATCGGGAAAACCCTGAAAACATAAAGGCCTAACCCATCTTTGTATAGCGCTGCTACCCACCGAGGTAAAACGCGCATCAGTAGTTGCCGGGAAAGGTCCCCCGTGCACCATGGCTGCACAAACCTCTACACCGGTAGGCACACTGTTAATGATAATTCTGCCAGCCAATGATTGCTGCAGCGCTATAATATCTGTAAATTGTTCTAAATCTTTTTCGGTAGCCATCAGGGTAGTGGTCAGCTGCCCTTTCACCTGCTGCAACGCCTGCTTCAGTTCATGCACATCTTCACATTCCACTACCAGCGAAAGCGGACCAAACACTTCCTCTTTCAACACACCGTTTTGTATAAAAGTGGCCGCGGGCACTTTGGCTATTACAGGTAATGGACAAATACCTGTTGCTTGCTGTGCCGATTGCACCACAATCTCTACCTTTTGTTGTTGCAATATTTCTTCCGAAGCACGCTGCCAGTTACAGTAAATACCTTCATGCAGCATAGGCTGCGGCGCAACCTTGCCAATTTCTTCACCCAAATGCTGTAAAAACAGTTGAAACCCTTCGCCTTTTACCGCCAGCAATAAACCGGGGTTGGTACAAAACTGCCCCATGCCGGCGGTAATGGACGCAGCATATAGCTGCGCCAGTTGG encodes the following:
- a CDS encoding NAD(P)/FAD-dependent oxidoreductase, which gives rise to MKAIVIGGGIIGLSSAWFLREGGWDVTVIDKGDFTDNCSYGNAGYVCPSHFVPMAAPGIVMQGFKWMLNPQSPFYVKPRVNAALLQWGFQFMKSANARNVEKSALPLRDIALLSKALYESWATTPGFDFAYETKGMLEMFQTEANEHHAHHSVEQAKKLGLDAVLLSKEEVAQLEPHTQLNIRGAIHFKCDAHLYPGNLMKNLLSQLAQRQVTFIKNEAVTGFEKNGKDISKVITANGRYEADLVVVAAGSWSKGVADMLHTTMPMVGGRGYSVTFENSPYRLQHPAILTEGRVAISPMDGNKIRFGGTMEITALDAPPNFKRVQGILSSVKQFLPEYDIPMPEASKVWYGYRPCSADGLPYIGYLKKVPNCIMATGHSMLGVSLGPATGKLVSELAAQKATSLDMAPFTPERFAK
- a CDS encoding UbiX family flavin prenyltransferase encodes the protein MPNKIVIAITGASGSIYPKLLIEKLLTIPQQWDELSVVMSNNAKEVWQTELDNTSYLNYPVQFYDKHNFQAPFASGSARYNIMIVAPCSMGTLGRIANGISDDVITRAADVVLKERRKLILLARETPYNLIHIRNMEAVTLAGGIICPATPSFYSKPTTIEEVAATVTDRVLDLAGLDITSYRWNTQS
- a CDS encoding SRPBCC family protein, with product MPLIQLETYINAPVDVCFNLSRSIDLHTQSMEQAGEKAIAGVTSGFINEGETVTWEARHFGIVMHMTSKITALQQPHYFRDEMVEGPFKKLKHHHIFREENGGTLMIDEFEFASPLGCMGKLADILFLKTYMKSLLQKRNSVIQQVAEEQVNVVVR
- a CDS encoding FUSC family membrane protein; translation: MDYTREFRKFITGQYLHSGIRITAGAVIPAVVLYHFDLLAAWMAMPLGALCVSLTDNPGPPHHRKNGLIASILINFVVAIITGFSRELPWLLGVEIVVFGMFFTLIGVYGTRISSIGLIALLVFIFNVDSHLQSHSIWWDALLFAAGGTWYAFLSMVLYNLRPFLHIQQLMGECLIDMSTYLRIKSGFYKLEPDYEHLNTELMRYQVLIQQHHTDLREMLFKSRQFVSESTTKSRTLMMMFLDSIDLLERVMTSQQDYTSLHEEFDNSDILEDYAWMIAALADELHEIGLAVQSGTASKSKNDLDALLKVTMDHFFELRKKYLNPNTIEGVIKLRQILYSIQDITERIKRLHAATAFDKRIARQFKVQEDVNQFVTRSELDPKILLANLSLKSASFRHAARVTVALMIGYIISLFFTLGHGYWILLTIVTIIKPAYSISRKRNLQRLAGTLIGGVVGMAILIYVHDRTAWLVFMLLAMIISYSFLKLQYLVASACITIYVLLSFAFLNPAGYEAVLHDRVLDTFIGSVVAFIVAQFVLPTWEQEQVTTLMLEALQNNRSYFDAAAECFTGKQPDVTTFKLVRKNAFVALANLSDNLQRMLSEPKDKRPKLKHYHQFVATSHMLTSHIAALSYYAQRNAAQYESQEFQPLVQQVDLQFRQSIELLQHHRSVEVLNVAAKLPISDKIQQLMDIRRKELESGGTEDDGAATRKTLSDMKTITDSFELISTMTVDQLRIIQKLVSEQPDGDND
- a CDS encoding 4-hydroxyproline epimerase: MKKTFFCIDAHTCGNPVRLVAGGGPVLEGNNMSEKRQHFLKEYDWIRKGLMFEPRGHDMMSGSILYAPHDKANDVGVLFIETSGCLPMCGHGTIGTITIAIEEGLITPRVPGIVRMEAPAGLVMINYRQEGKKVKSVKLTNVPAYLDSTELTVECPELGELVFDVSYGGNFYAIVDVQKNFKGLEHYSADKLIAWAREMRSRINEKYQFVHPDNPTINGCSHVLWTGAVLDPTSTARNAVFYGDKAIDRSPCGTGTSARMAQWYAKGMLKKEDVFIHESIIGSTFRGTIEEETTVAGKPAIRPGIEGWAKVYGYNTITIDPEDDPYAYGFQVI
- a CDS encoding TIGR01777 family oxidoreductase; its protein translation is MLYQKIVLAGGNGYLGGVLVRYFKDKAASIIILARKASPDVDNVQTIVWDGVTQGAWCTALEGADMLVNLCGKNVNCRYTAQNQRALLESRLLPTRALGVAVTGCKLPPELWINVTSATIYRHAEDKPQDEATGQIGYGFSIDICKAWESAFFDMSAPRTRKIALRMGIVLGRKDGVFPRLLNMVKLGLGGKHGVGEQYIAWIHEQDVAGSVEWLLQHTEIEGVINCTGPEPVRNKDLMKDIRRAYGAPFGLPAPQWLLDAGAMLIGTETELLLKSRWVAPQKLLDSGYVFLFTRASYAIHDILSIRI
- a CDS encoding DUF393 domain-containing protein encodes the protein MKTLKDHLILYDADCPMCHLYTRAFVKAGMLDNNGREAYQHTASHSCFDIDMQRAVNEIALVNRQTGEVTYGIQSLFTIIAHSFPVFRRLFQSSSFISVMGRLYAFVSYNRRVIIPSADATHHLALQPSFKKRYRIAWLLFTWLVTAFILSAYAWRITTVLSAGGFYREYLVCGGQIIFQAFVLSRIAPQKTWDYLGNMMTVSLAGALLLLLGMMVGSLLHASVVFYVSFFMTVAGLMFLEHLRRCSLLGLNYIPSVTWVLYRLLLLAVLLKLY